A stretch of the Vigna radiata var. radiata cultivar VC1973A chromosome 7, Vradiata_ver6, whole genome shotgun sequence genome encodes the following:
- the LOC106769165 gene encoding bifunctional dethiobiotin synthetase/7,8-diamino-pelargonic acid aminotransferase, mitochondrial isoform X1, producing MFRFPPGLLYRRFHRRKLSTSPSRPPSLPLSHPIYLIWGSNTGVGKTLVSAGIAAASLLSSANTSFQFHYLKPLQTGFPADSDSRFVLNKLRQLSLLCNPSVHLSASHRVLNVSPAVLETNPLVGEEGRGPSELHCKTLYAWEEAVSPHLAAEREGLAVKDSVVLETLGECFEEVVERGAGRERSDVLCVVETAGGVASPGPSGTLQCDLYRPFRIPAVLVGDGRLGGISATISAYESLTLRGYDVVAVAFEDHGLLNEGPLMSYMRNKVPVLVLPPIPRDLSNDLIEWFENSHHIFSNLKEIMLSAYFERIKKLQDMPKEAMDIIWWPFTQHQLVPDGGVTVIDSRCGENFSIFKVQKTEVIAPQFDACASWWTQGPDAIMQAELAREMGYTAARFGHVMFPENVHEPVLNCAELLLQGVGKGWASRAYFSDNGSTAIEIALKMAFRKFSVDHGLIVDCHEDTTNERPTELMVLALQRSYHGDTLGAMEAQAPSSYTGFLQQPWYTGRGLFLDPPSVFMHNNTWNISIPEGYNWESLKGESIAFSSRDEVFHKGRDKSELATIYSSYISEVLSRFKGSKNVGALIIEPVIQGAGGMHMVDPLFQRVLVNECRSRKIPVIFDEVFTGFWRLGVETAAELIHCVPDIACFGKLLTGGIIPLAVTLATNAVFDSFIGDSKLKALLHGHSYSAHAMGCAAAVKSIQWFKDPCSNPNITCEGRLLRELWDDKMVRRISSHPAIQRVVTLGTLCALELKAEGTSAGYGSLYARPLLEKLREDGIYMRPLGNVIYLLCGPCTSPEVCNQLLAKLHRQLDEFDGYKN from the exons ATGTTCCGTTTCCCCCCCGGCCTCCTCTACCGCCGCTTTCACCGTCGCAAACTCTCCACCTCCCCCTCGCGTCCTCCCTCCCTCCCTCTATCCCACCCGATATACCTCATTTGGGGCTCCAATACCGGCGTCGGCAAAACCCTAGTCTCCGCTGGCATCGCTGCCGCTTCCCTCCTCTCCTCCGCTAACACTTCCTTCCAATTCCATTACCTCAAGCCCCTCCAAACCGGCTTCCCCGCCGACTCAGACTCCCGCTTCGTCCTCAACAAGCTCCGCCAACTCTCCCTCCTTTGCAACCCTAGCGTCCATCTCTCCGCCTCGCACCGTGTTCTCAACGTCTCCCCCGCCGTACTGGAGACAAATCCGCTCGTCGGAGAGGAAGGACGTGGCCCCTCGGAGCTGCATTGCAAGACTCTGTACGCGTGGGAAGAGGCCGTGTCGCCACACTTGGCCGCGGAGAGGGAGGGTTTAGCTGTAAAAGACTCGGTTGTGTTGGAAACTCTGGGCGAGTGTTTCGAGGAGGTAGTGGAACGCGGGGCTGGTAGGGAGAGATCGGATGTTCTGTGCGTGGTGGAGACAGCTGGTGGAGTTGCCAGTCCAGGTCCTTCTGGGACGCTTCAATGTGACTTGTATAG GCCATTCCGTATTCCTGCAGTTCTTGTTGGTGATGGGCGACTTGGAGGTATTTCTGCAACAATCTCAGCTTATGAAAGCTTGACTCTTCGAGGTTATGATGTTGTTGCTGTTGCTTTTGAAGATCACGGTCTTCTAAATGAGGGTCCACTGATGTCTTATATGCGAAACAA GGTCCCTGTCCTAGTGCTACCACCCATTCCAAGAGATCTATCAAATGACTTGATTGAATGGTTTGAAAATTCTCATCATATATTTAGTAATCTTAAGGAAATAATGCTATCAGCTTATTTTGAGAGAATTAAAAAGCTTCAAGACATGCCAAAAGAAGCAATGGATATCATCTGGTGGCCTTTCACTCAACACCAACTTGTTCCTGATGGAGGGGTCACAGTAATTGATTCACGCTGTGGTGAGAACTTTTCTATCTTCAAG GTTCAGAAGACAGAAGTCATAGCACCACAATTTGATGCATGTGCTAGTTGGTGGACTCAAGGACCTGATGCTATAATGCAG GCTGAGCTTGCTAGGGAAATGGGGTATACTGCTGCTAGATTTGGGCATGTAATGTTCCCTGAGAATGTTCATGAGCCAGTCTTAAATTGTGCTGAGCTCTTGCTTCAAGGCGTGGGGAAAG GCTGGGCTTCACGAGCATATTTTTCGGACAATGGATCTACAGCAATTGAAATAGCTCTCAAGATGGCATTTCGTAAATTTTCTGTTGATCATGGGCTTATTGTGGATTGTCATGAGGATACCACAAATGAAAGGCCCACTGAGCTAATG GTCCTTGCACTTCAGAGATCTTACCATGGTGATACACTGGGTGCCATGGAAGCACAGGCACCATCTTCTTATACAGGCTTCCTTCAGCAACCATG GTACACTGGAAGAGGTCTTTTTCTGGATCCTCCTTCTGTGTTTATGCACAACAATACATGGAATATTTCCATACCTGAAGGGTATAATTGGGAGAGTTTGAAAGGTGAAAGTATCG CCTTCTCCTCACGCGATGAAGTATTTCACAAGGGCAGGGATAAGTCCGAGCTTGCTACAATTTATTCATCTTATATATCAGAAGTATTATCTCGATTTAAAGGGTCAAAAAATGTTGGAGCCTTGATAATAGAACCAG TTATACAAGGCGCTGGTGGAATGCACATGGTTGATCCACTTTTTCAGCGTGTGCTTGTTAATGAGTGTCGGAGTAGAAAAATTCCAGTGATCTTTGATGAGGTTTTTACTGGTTTTTGGCGTTTGGGAGTGGAG ACTGCAGCGGAGCTAATCCATTGTGTACCAGATATAGCCTGCTTTGGGAAGCTGTTGACTGGCGGAATTATACCATTGGCTGTCACCTTGGCAACAAATGCTGTTTTTGATTCATTTATTGGAGACTCAAAG CTCAAGGCCCTTTTGCATGGACATTCTTACTCTGCACATGCTATGGGCTGCGCTGCTGCTGTTAAGTCAATCCAATGGTTTAAAGACCCTTGTTCCAACCCCAATATCACTTGTGAAGGAAGATTACTAAGGGAG TTATGGGATGATAAAATGGTTCGCCGGATTTCATCACACCCTGCAATTCAAAGAGTAGTGACTTTGGGAACATTGTGTGCTTTGGAATTAAAAGCAGAAGGCACCAGTGCCGG GTATGGATCGTTATATGCAAGACCATTACTTGAGAAGCTTAGGGAAGATGGTATATACATGAGGCCTCTCGGTAACGTCATTTATCTCTTGTGTGGACCCTGCACATCTCCAGAAGTTTGCAATCAATTGCTGGCCAAACTTCACCGGCAGCTTGACGAATTTGACGGATATAAGAATTGA
- the LOC106769165 gene encoding bifunctional dethiobiotin synthetase/7,8-diamino-pelargonic acid aminotransferase, mitochondrial isoform X2 yields the protein MFRFPPGLLYRRFHRRKLSTSPSRPPSLPLSHPIYLIWGSNTGVGKTLVSAGIAAASLLSSANTSFQFHYLKPLQTGFPADSDSRFVLNKLRQLSLLCNPSVHLSASHRVLNVSPAVLETNPLVGEEGRGPSELHCKTLYAWEEAVSPHLAAEREGLAVKDSVVLETLGECFEEVVERGAGRERSDVLCVVETAGGVASPGPSGTLQCDLYRPFRIPAVLVGDGRLGGISATISAYESLTLRGYDVVAVAFEDHGLLNEGPLMSYMRNKVPVLVLPPIPRDLSNDLIEWFENSHHIFSNLKEIMLSAYFERIKKLQDMPKEAMDIIWWPFTQHQLVPDGGVTVIDSRCGENFSIFKKTEVIAPQFDACASWWTQGPDAIMQAELAREMGYTAARFGHVMFPENVHEPVLNCAELLLQGVGKGWASRAYFSDNGSTAIEIALKMAFRKFSVDHGLIVDCHEDTTNERPTELMVLALQRSYHGDTLGAMEAQAPSSYTGFLQQPWYTGRGLFLDPPSVFMHNNTWNISIPEGYNWESLKGESIAFSSRDEVFHKGRDKSELATIYSSYISEVLSRFKGSKNVGALIIEPVIQGAGGMHMVDPLFQRVLVNECRSRKIPVIFDEVFTGFWRLGVETAAELIHCVPDIACFGKLLTGGIIPLAVTLATNAVFDSFIGDSKLKALLHGHSYSAHAMGCAAAVKSIQWFKDPCSNPNITCEGRLLRELWDDKMVRRISSHPAIQRVVTLGTLCALELKAEGTSAGYGSLYARPLLEKLREDGIYMRPLGNVIYLLCGPCTSPEVCNQLLAKLHRQLDEFDGYKN from the exons ATGTTCCGTTTCCCCCCCGGCCTCCTCTACCGCCGCTTTCACCGTCGCAAACTCTCCACCTCCCCCTCGCGTCCTCCCTCCCTCCCTCTATCCCACCCGATATACCTCATTTGGGGCTCCAATACCGGCGTCGGCAAAACCCTAGTCTCCGCTGGCATCGCTGCCGCTTCCCTCCTCTCCTCCGCTAACACTTCCTTCCAATTCCATTACCTCAAGCCCCTCCAAACCGGCTTCCCCGCCGACTCAGACTCCCGCTTCGTCCTCAACAAGCTCCGCCAACTCTCCCTCCTTTGCAACCCTAGCGTCCATCTCTCCGCCTCGCACCGTGTTCTCAACGTCTCCCCCGCCGTACTGGAGACAAATCCGCTCGTCGGAGAGGAAGGACGTGGCCCCTCGGAGCTGCATTGCAAGACTCTGTACGCGTGGGAAGAGGCCGTGTCGCCACACTTGGCCGCGGAGAGGGAGGGTTTAGCTGTAAAAGACTCGGTTGTGTTGGAAACTCTGGGCGAGTGTTTCGAGGAGGTAGTGGAACGCGGGGCTGGTAGGGAGAGATCGGATGTTCTGTGCGTGGTGGAGACAGCTGGTGGAGTTGCCAGTCCAGGTCCTTCTGGGACGCTTCAATGTGACTTGTATAG GCCATTCCGTATTCCTGCAGTTCTTGTTGGTGATGGGCGACTTGGAGGTATTTCTGCAACAATCTCAGCTTATGAAAGCTTGACTCTTCGAGGTTATGATGTTGTTGCTGTTGCTTTTGAAGATCACGGTCTTCTAAATGAGGGTCCACTGATGTCTTATATGCGAAACAA GGTCCCTGTCCTAGTGCTACCACCCATTCCAAGAGATCTATCAAATGACTTGATTGAATGGTTTGAAAATTCTCATCATATATTTAGTAATCTTAAGGAAATAATGCTATCAGCTTATTTTGAGAGAATTAAAAAGCTTCAAGACATGCCAAAAGAAGCAATGGATATCATCTGGTGGCCTTTCACTCAACACCAACTTGTTCCTGATGGAGGGGTCACAGTAATTGATTCACGCTGTGGTGAGAACTTTTCTATCTTCAAG AAGACAGAAGTCATAGCACCACAATTTGATGCATGTGCTAGTTGGTGGACTCAAGGACCTGATGCTATAATGCAG GCTGAGCTTGCTAGGGAAATGGGGTATACTGCTGCTAGATTTGGGCATGTAATGTTCCCTGAGAATGTTCATGAGCCAGTCTTAAATTGTGCTGAGCTCTTGCTTCAAGGCGTGGGGAAAG GCTGGGCTTCACGAGCATATTTTTCGGACAATGGATCTACAGCAATTGAAATAGCTCTCAAGATGGCATTTCGTAAATTTTCTGTTGATCATGGGCTTATTGTGGATTGTCATGAGGATACCACAAATGAAAGGCCCACTGAGCTAATG GTCCTTGCACTTCAGAGATCTTACCATGGTGATACACTGGGTGCCATGGAAGCACAGGCACCATCTTCTTATACAGGCTTCCTTCAGCAACCATG GTACACTGGAAGAGGTCTTTTTCTGGATCCTCCTTCTGTGTTTATGCACAACAATACATGGAATATTTCCATACCTGAAGGGTATAATTGGGAGAGTTTGAAAGGTGAAAGTATCG CCTTCTCCTCACGCGATGAAGTATTTCACAAGGGCAGGGATAAGTCCGAGCTTGCTACAATTTATTCATCTTATATATCAGAAGTATTATCTCGATTTAAAGGGTCAAAAAATGTTGGAGCCTTGATAATAGAACCAG TTATACAAGGCGCTGGTGGAATGCACATGGTTGATCCACTTTTTCAGCGTGTGCTTGTTAATGAGTGTCGGAGTAGAAAAATTCCAGTGATCTTTGATGAGGTTTTTACTGGTTTTTGGCGTTTGGGAGTGGAG ACTGCAGCGGAGCTAATCCATTGTGTACCAGATATAGCCTGCTTTGGGAAGCTGTTGACTGGCGGAATTATACCATTGGCTGTCACCTTGGCAACAAATGCTGTTTTTGATTCATTTATTGGAGACTCAAAG CTCAAGGCCCTTTTGCATGGACATTCTTACTCTGCACATGCTATGGGCTGCGCTGCTGCTGTTAAGTCAATCCAATGGTTTAAAGACCCTTGTTCCAACCCCAATATCACTTGTGAAGGAAGATTACTAAGGGAG TTATGGGATGATAAAATGGTTCGCCGGATTTCATCACACCCTGCAATTCAAAGAGTAGTGACTTTGGGAACATTGTGTGCTTTGGAATTAAAAGCAGAAGGCACCAGTGCCGG GTATGGATCGTTATATGCAAGACCATTACTTGAGAAGCTTAGGGAAGATGGTATATACATGAGGCCTCTCGGTAACGTCATTTATCTCTTGTGTGGACCCTGCACATCTCCAGAAGTTTGCAATCAATTGCTGGCCAAACTTCACCGGCAGCTTGACGAATTTGACGGATATAAGAATTGA
- the LOC106768551 gene encoding calmodulin-binding protein 60 B translates to MQKPSTDAISMGKRSLEGGEDDQPERKRPALASVIVEALKVDSLQKLCSSLEPILRRVVSEEVERALAKLGPARIGGRSPPKMIEGPEGRNLQLQFKSRLSLPLFTGGKVEGERGAPIHVVLIDANSGSVVTSGPESSVKLDVVVLEGDFNNEDDEDWTQEHFESHVVKEREGKRPLLTGDLQVTLKEGVGTLGELTFTDNSSWIRSRKFRLGLKVASGFSESVRIREAKTVAFNVKDHRGELYKKHYPPALTDEVWRLEKIGKDGSFHKKLNNAGIVTVEDFLRLVVKDQQKLRNILGSGMSNKMWEALLEHAKTCVLSGKLYVYYPEDARNVGVIFNNIYELRGLISGEQFFSADSLTDTQKVYVDSLVKKAYENWEQVVDYDGKSLVNGNQNTSSIASENELRVEPIDYGSGIDHQLQLPGLQVSVPSEHQMNSGMSVGGYNDNVVTRYPTQSLISNSSSRSQFDSSLYLSNDQLITNTHHTPNTRNDHGTVGLALGPPQSSTSGFHAGSSSIQPSTLNPFDDWSHNRDKGVDEFFSEEEIRLRSHEMLENEDMQHLLRLFSMGGHGSMSAEDGFSFPTYMPSPNIPNYDEDRSRPGRAVVGWLKIKAAMRWGFFIRKIAAEKRAQIEELDE, encoded by the exons ATGCAGAAGCCATCTACCGACGCAATTAGTATGGGAAAAAGGAGCCTGGAGGGTGGAGAAGATGATCAGCCTGAACGAAAGAGGCCTGCTCTCGCCAG TGTAATTGTTGAAGCTCTTAAGGTGGACAGTTTGCAGAAGCTTTGCTCATCTTTAGAGCCTATTCTACGTAGAGTT GTTAGTGAAGAGGTGGAGCGTGCTTTGGCAAAGTTAGGTCCTGCAAGAATTGGTGGAAG GTCTCCACCTAAAATGATTGAAGGCCCTGAAGGTAGAAACTTGCAGCTGCAATTTAAGTCCCGGCTGTCTCTTCCCCTCTTCACGGGAGGAAAAGTAGAAGGCGAGCGGGGGGCTCCAATACATGTTGTTCTGATTGATGCCAACAGTGGAAGCGTTGTAACATCTGGACCTGAATCCTCTGTTAAGCTTGATGTTGTTGTCCTTGAAGGTGATTTTAacaatgaagatgatgaagattgGACCCAAGAGCATTTTGAAAGCCATGTGGTAAAAGAACGTGAAGGAAAGAGACCTTTATTAACTGGGGACCTGCAAGTAACACTCAAGGAAGGAGTTGGAACATTAGGGGAACTGACCTTTACTGATAATTCAAGTTGGATACGGAGCCGCAAATTCCGCCTTGGCCTGAAGGTTGCCTCAGGCTTTTCTGAGTCCGTACGCATTCGTGAAGCTAAGACAGTGGCTTTTAATGTTAAAGATCATAGAGGAGAAT TATATAAGAAGCACTACCCTCCTGCATTGACTGATGAAGTGTGGAGATTGGAGAAGATAGGCAAGGATGGATCATTTCACAAGAAGCTGAATAATGCAGGAATAGTCACAGTTGAAGACTTTCTTCGGCTCGTGGTTAAAGATCAACAGAAATTGCGGAAT ATCCTTGGAAGTGGTATGTCAAACAAGATGTGGGAGGCTCTTTTAGAGCATGCAAAAACATGTGTTCTAAGTGGGAAGCTCTATGTTTATTATCCAGAAGATGCAAGAAACGTTGGTGTTATTTTTAACAACATCTATGAGCTGCGTGGCCTTATATCTGGAGAACAATTCTTTTCTGCGGATTCTCTCACTGATACCCAGAAG GTTTATGTAGATTCGTTGGTGAAGAAAGCATACGAAAATTGGGAACAGGTTGTAGATTATGATGGCAAATCACTTGTTAATGGCAACCAAAATACCAGTTCTATTGCATCTGAAAATGAACTTCGTGTTGAGCCAATTGATTATGGTAGTGGTATAGATCATCAGCTGCAACTGCCGGGACTTCAAGTGTCCGTTCCTTCTGAACATCAAATGAATTCTGGGATGTCAGTTGGGG GTTATAACGATAATGTGGTAACACGATATCCAACCCAGTCATTGATTTCAAACTCAAGCTCCCGGAGTCAGTTCGATAGCTCATTATATCTGTCTAATGACCAATTAATTACCAATACTCACCACACCCCAAACACTAGAAACGATCATGGGACAGTTGGGTTAGCTCTAGGACCTCCTCAATCTTCGACGTCAGGGTTCCATGCTGGTAGCTCTTCCATTCAGCCATCTACTCTAAACCCTTTTGATGATTGGTCACACAACAGGGACAAGGGGGTTGATGAATTCTTTTCAGAAGAAGAAATCCGCCTCAGAAGTCACGAAATGTTAGAGAATGAAGATATGCAGCACTTGCTTCGGCTCTTCAGTATGGGAGGCCATGGGTCCATGAGTGCGGAGGATGGCTTTTCATTCCCAACATATATGCCATCTCCCAATATACCAAACTATGATGAGGACCGTTCTCGCCCAGGCAGAGCTGTTGTGGGATGGTTGAAGATCAAGGCAGCAATGAGGTGGGGGTTCTTTATCAGGAAGATAGCAGCTGAGAAGCGGGCACAGATAGAGGAGTTAGATGAATAG
- the LOC106768904 gene encoding xyloglucan endotransglucosylase/hydrolase protein 22 yields MALTSSYMLLFPLLVIIAFAGDFNKDFDLTWGDGRAKILNNGELLTLTLDQASGSGFQSKNEYLFGKIDMQLKLVPGNSAGTVTAYYLSSKGSTWDEIDYEFLGNLSGDPYILHTNVFSQGKGNREQQFYLWFDPTADFHTYSITWNPQRIIFSVDGTPIREFKNSEAVGVPFPKNQPMRIYSSLWNADDWATRGGLVKTDWTQAPFTASYRNFNAQACIWSSGASSCGSSASESTGGSSWLSQELDSAGQQRLKWVQRNYMIYNYCTDAKRFPLGFPPECNIS; encoded by the exons ATGGCTTTAACTTCTTCTTACATGCTTTTATTCCCTCTTCTAGTGATCATTGCCTTTGCTGGTGACTTCAACAAAGACTTTGATCTCACTTGGGGAGATGGCCGAGCCAAGATACTCAACAATGGAGAGTTGCTCACTCTGACACTGGACCAAGCGTCTGGTTCGGGATTCCAATCAAAGAATGAGTATCTCTTTGGGAAGATTGACATGCAGCTCAAGCTTGTCCCTGGAAACTCTGCTGGCACTGTCACCGCCTATTAT TTATCTTCAAAGGGATCAACTTGGGATGAGATAGACTATGAATTTCTGGGGAATCTAAGCGGTGACCCCTACATTCTTCACACGAACGTTTTCAGCCAAGGCAAAGGGAACAGGGAACAACAATTCTATCTGTGGTTTGATCCAACTGCTGATTTCCATACTTACTCTATCACGTGGAACCCCCAGCGGATTAT ATTCTCCGTTGATGGCACTCCCATTAGAGAGTTCAAGAACTCAGAGGCCGTTGGGGTCCCCTTCCCAAAGAATCAGCCCATGAGGATATACTCAAGTTTGTGGAATGCTGATGACTGGGCAACAAGAGGTGGACTTGTGAAGACAGATTGGACACAAGCTCCATTCACAGCTTCCTACAGAAACTTCAATGCTCAAGCTTGCATATGGTCTTCTGGAGCATCGTCTTGTGGTTCGAGTGCTTCTGAATCCACCGGTGGCTCATCGTGGCTTTCGCAGGAGCTGGACTCCGCAGGCCAACAGAGGTTGAAATGGGTGCAGAGGAACTACATGATATACAACTATTGCACAGATGCGAAGCGTTTTCCACTGGGTTTTCCTCCCGAATGCAACATCTCTTGA
- the LOC106768890 gene encoding xyloglucan endotransglucosylase/hydrolase protein 22, whose translation MASTNSPTLPLLPILLSAYFLLSAAANFDRDFQITWGNGRAKILNNANLLTLSLDRASGSGFHSKNEYLFGKIDMQLKLVPGNSAGTVTAYYLRSEGSSWDEIDFEFLGNLSGDPYIVHTNVFTQGKGNREQQFYLWFDPTADFHTYSILWNPQRIVFSVDGTPIREYKNLESIGIPFPKRQPMRIYSSLWNADDWATRGGLIKTDWSKAPFTASYRNFNANACVWNAGKSSCKSNSPSSAAPATNAWLSQELDSTAQKRMNWVQRNYMIYNYCIDRKRFPQGLPLECTHS comes from the exons ATGGCTTCTACCAATTCTCCTACCCTACCACTTCTTCCTATCCTTCTAAGTGCTTACTTTCTTCTCAGTGCTGCTGCTAACTTCGACCGAGACTTTCAGATTACGTGGGGAAATGGTCGTGCCAAAATTCTCAACAACGCCAATCTTCTCACTCTGTCTCTTGACAGAGCCTCTGGCTCTGGCTTCCACTCCAAGAACGAATACTTGTTTGGAAAGATCGACATGCAGCTCAAGCTCGTTCCTGGAAACTCTGCTGGCACTGTCACTGCTTATTAT TTGCGTTCAGAAGGGTCGTCTTGGGATGAGATAGACTTTGAGTTCCTGGGAAATCTGAGCGGTGACCCTTACATTGTTCATACTAATGTGTTCACACAAGGCAAGGGTAACAGAGAGCAGCAATTCTATCTCTGGTTTGACCCAACTGCAGATTTTCACACATATTCGATCCTCTGGAATCCCCAACGCATTGT ATTTTCTGTGGATGGAACCCCCATCAGAGAGTACAAGAATTTGGAATCAATTGGGATTCCTTTTCCGAAGAGGCAACCCATGAGGATATACTCGAGCCTTTGGAACGCTGACGATTGGGCCACAAGGGGTGGACTAATCAAAACTGATTGGTCGAAAGCTCCTTTCACTGCTTCCTACAGGAACTTCAATGCCAATGCTTGTGTTTGGAATGCAGGAAAATCCTCATGTAAATCAAATTCTCCTTCCTCTGCTGCTCCTGCCACTAATGCATGGCTATCACAAGAGCTGGATTCAACTGCCCAGAAGAGGATGAACTGGGTGCAGAGGAATTACATGATTTACAATTACTGCATCGATAGGaagagatttcctcaaggcCTTCCACTTGAATGCACACACTCCTAG
- the LOC106768744 gene encoding probable xyloglucan endotransglucosylase/hydrolase protein 23 — MSSSTIIILSAFLFSFSIAASAANFYQDFEITWGDGRAKILNNGDLLTLSLDQASGSGFQSKNEYLFGKIDMQLKLVPGNSAGTVTAYYLSSKGSTWDEIDFEFLGNLSGDPYILHTNVFSQGKGNREQQFYLWFDPTADFHTYSILWNPQRIIFSVDGTPIREFKNMESKGVAFPKNQPMRIYSSLWNADDWATRGGLVKTDWSQAPFTASYRNFNADACVHWGSSSSSCSSNSGSSNAWYTQELDSTNQDRLSWVQKNYMIYNYCTDTKRFPQGLPPECQSS; from the exons ATGTCATCTTCAACAATAATTATCCTTTCTGCATTCCTATTCTCTTTTTCCATTGCAGCTTCTGCTGCCAACTTCTATCAGGATTTTGAAATAACATGGGGAGATGGCCGAGCCAAGATACTCAACAACGGCGACCTTCTCACTCTTTCTCTTGACCAAGCCTCTGGCTCGGGCTTTCAGTCCAAAAACGAATATCTCTTTGGCAAGATTGATATGCAACTCAAGCTTGTACCTGGAAACTCTGCAGGAACTGTTACTGCCTATTAT TTATCATCAAAAGGGTCAACCTGGGATGAGATCGACTTTGAATTCTTGGGGAATCTGAGTGGTGACCCATACATCCTTCACACCAATGTGTTTAGTCAGGGAAAAGGCAACAGGGAGCAACAGTTCTATCTTTGGTTTGACCCAACAGCCGATTTCCATACCTATTCCATTCTCTGGAATCCTCAGCGCATAAT CTTCTCGGTAGATGGGACTCCCATAAGAGAATTCAAGAACATGGAATCAAAAGGAGTTGCATTCCCTAAGAATCAACCGATGAGGATATACTCTAGCCTTTGGAATGCTGATGACTGGGCAACAAGAGGTGGTCTTGTGAAAACTGATTGGAGCCAAGCTCCTTTCACAGCTTCTTACAGGAATTTCAATGCAGATGCCTGTGTCCATTGGggatcatcatcatcttcttgcAGTTCCAATTCTGGCTCCTCCAATGCCTGGTATACGCAAGAGCTGGATTCAACAAACCAAGATAGACTGAGTTGGGTGCAGAAGAATTACATGATTTACAATTATTGCACCGACACCAAGAGATTTCCTCAAGGTCTTCCCCCAGAGTGCCAATCATCATGA
- the LOC106769017 gene encoding probable xyloglucan endotransglucosylase/hydrolase protein 23: MAFSRLLLLTCIVGYFLIARSASNFYQDFDITWGDGRAKILNNGDLLTLSLDKASGSGFQSKNEYLFGKIDMQLKLVPGNSAGTVTAYYLSSKGATWDEIDFEFLGNLSGDPYILHTNVFSQGKGNREQQFYLWFDPTADFHTYSILWNPQRIVFSVDGTPIREFKNMESKGVPFPKNQAMRIYSSLWNADDWATRGGLVKTDWSQAPFTASYRNFNANACTMSSGTSSCSNSVSSPNAWLSEELDSTNQERLKWVQNNYMIYNYCTDAKRFPQGLPTECNTTA; encoded by the exons ATGGCATTTTCAAGACTTTTACTGTTAACATGCATTGTTGGGTATTTTCTGATTGCCAGATCTGCATCCAATTTCTATCAAGATTTTGATATAACCTGGGGAGATGGTCGTGCCAAGATACTAAACAATGGCGACCTTCTCACTTTGTCTCTTGACAAAGCCTCTGGCTCTGGCTTTCAGTCAAAGAATGAATACCTTTTTGGAAAAATTGACATGCAACTCAAACTAGTCCCCGGCAACTCTGCTGGCACCGTCACTGCCTACTAT CTGTCTTCAAAAGGAGCAACGTGGGATGAGATTGACTTCGAATTCTTGGGGAATTTGAGCGGTGACCCTTACATTCTCCACACCAACGTGTTTAGCCAAGGAAAGGGTAATAGGGAGCAACAATTCTACCTCTGGTTTGACCCAACTGCAGATTTTCACACCTATTCCATCCTCTGGAACCCTCAACGTATTGT ATTCTCGGTGGATGGAACTCCAATAAGGGAGTTCAAGAACATGGAGTCAAAGGGTGTTCCATTCCCCAAAAACCAAGCAATGAGGATATACTCAAGCCTTTGGAATGCAGATGATTGGGCCACACGAGGAGGGCTTGTTAAAACCGATTGGAGTCAAGCTCCATTCACGGCTTCATACAGAAACTTCAATGCCAATGCTTGCACTATGTCCTCTGGAACTTCTTCTTGTTCAAACTCTGTCTCTTCTCCCAATGCTTGGCTCTCGGAAGAATTGGACTCCACTAACCAGGAGAGGCTCAAGTGGGTACAGAACAATTACATGATCTACAACTATTGCACCGACGCCAAAAGATTTCCACAGGGCCTTCCCACAGAGTGCAACACTACtgcctaa